A region of Haliotis asinina isolate JCU_RB_2024 chromosome 7, JCU_Hal_asi_v2, whole genome shotgun sequence DNA encodes the following proteins:
- the LOC137291104 gene encoding E3 SUMO-protein ligase ZBED1-like, whose amino-acid sequence MADAPREYEVIPNKRGKSDVWKYFGLKKRISDGKVEENIAVCNSCNVNVKYSGGTSNLSSHIRIHHKKQIMSSQTVTLGKGKVKLEPEVLTECAPQCLQQTITHVFEKKKEYSATSPRAMSITNKIARFIVRGLRPYSIVDDHEFRELLSELDVKYRCPSRYTFANKIIPQMYEETKRQILIQLKEAEQVALTTDGWTSCATDSYLTITSCHINKDWEIVNLVLQTRVLNESHTAQNIADELQSAVQNWRVNTTVGFPPVTTDNAANITKAVNLCKSNLHVPCLAHTLNLAVQKSLKVKEVSHILGKMRKIVGFFHRSPPANQVLRDRAVLLALPNHDLIIDCVTCWNSAFDMVARFLEMREAIITALVAKETSKTKGDLPSLTDNEISLAEEVVHFLKPMKDMTTLLCSEGTPTASVIMPLKHHLLTVALRPDDADSATIKEMKEIMTSDLQPRYVKQADLLYCASAVDPRFKHLPFLSDEEKYDVFKKVTTETARLITEKRKLLTVKTEPTESIPALPNLPYIEENVPVNVKPECKDSTDITTSSKQAVDSEGNSFTSKPSLLEGILGDVFIVDDEPAQSPFDLAKRDVDRYFNDGPIPLSSDSLGWWKVNQLRFPILAVFVKMMLCVPATSVPSERAFSTAGDIITPNRASLKPDNLDMLLFLKKNLK is encoded by the exons ATGGCGGATGCCCCTCGAGAATACGAGGTAATTCCTAACAAGCGTGGAAAAAGTgatgtttggaaatatttcgGACTCAAAAAACGCATCTCTGATGGTAAGGTTGAAGAGAACATAGCTGTGTGCAATAGCTGTAACGTAAATGTCAAATACAGCGGGGGAACAAGCAATCTGAGCTCCCACATTCGTATTCACCACAAGAAACAGATTATGTCGTCTCAGACTGTCACTTTGGGGAAAGGGAAAGTGAAACTTGAGCCAGAAGTGCTTACCGAGTGTGCGCCACAGTGTTTACAACAGACTATCACCCACGTGTTCGAAAAAAAGAAGGAGTACTCGGCCACTTCACCTAGAGCGATGTCAATCACAAACAAGATAGCACGTTTCATCGTAAGAGGACTTCGGCCGTACTCGATTGTAGACGATCATGAATTTCGAGAACTCCTGTCTGAGTTAGATGTCAAATACCGCTGTCCCTCACGGTATACGTTTGCCAATAAAATCATTCCACAGATGTATGAAGAGACAAAGAGACAAATTCTGATACAACTGAAGGAAGCTGAACAG GTTGCGTTAACAACCGATGGCTGGACGAGTTGTGCTACAGATAGCTACCTGACTATCACTTCATGCCATATCAACAAGGACTGGGAAATTGTCAACTTAGTTCTTCAGACACGTGTCCTCAATGAAAGCCACACAG CTCAGAACATTGCTGATGAATTACAAAGTGCTGTACAGAATTGGCGGGTCAACACTACTGTTGGGTTTCCCCCTGTCACTACAGACAATGCAGCAAACATAACTAAGGCTGTAAACCTGTGCAAGTCCAACCTCCATGTACCATGTCTAGCACATACACTCAACCTCGCTGTGCAAAAGTCCCTCAAGGTGAAAGAGGTGTCACATATCCTAGGAAAGATGAGAAAAATTGTTGGATTCTTTCATCGCAGTCCACCAGCAAATCAAGTCCTGCGAGATAGGGCTGTACTTCTCGCTCTCCCAAACCATGACCTTATCATTGATTGTGTGACATGCTGGAACAGCGCCTTTGACATGGTGGCAAGATTTTTGGAAATGCGGGAAGCTATCATTACTGCGCTTGTGGCAAAGGAAACTTCCAAGACAAAGGGAGATTTACCGTCACTAACTGATAATGAAATCAGTCTTGCAGAAGAGGTTGTCCATTTCTTAAAACCAATGAAAGATATGACAACACTTCTCTGCTCTGAAGGTACACCAACTGCCTCTGTCATTATGCCTCTGAAACATCACCTTCTCACTGTTGCACTGAGACCTGACGATGCAGATAGTGCCACCATCAAGGAAATGAAAGAGATCATGACATCAGACCTTCAGCCAAGATATGTCAAACAGGCAGATTTGCTGTATTGTGCATCAGCAGTGGATCCAAGGTTTAAACATTTGCCTTTCCTCAGTGATGAAGAAAAGTATGATGTTTTTAAAAAGGTCACGACTGAGACTGCCAGACTGATTACAGAAAAGCGCAAGCTACTCACTGTAAAGACTGAACCCACAGAATCTATCCCTGCTCTCCCTAACCTCCCATACATTGAGGAAAATGTGCCTGTTAATGTGAAACCTGAATGTAAGGATTCCACAGACATCACTACTTCATCAAAACAAGCAGTAGACTCTGAAGGTAACAGTTTCACCAGTAAACCTAGTCTGTTGGAGGGAATCCTTGGTGACGTATTTATTGTTGATGATGAACCTGCCCAATCGCCTTTCGATTTGGCAAAACGTGATGTTGACAGGTACTTTAATGACGGCCCGATTCCCCTCAGCAGTGATAGTTTGGGGTGGTGGAAAGTAAATCAGTTGAGGTTTCCAATCCTAGCTGTGTTTGTGAAAATGATGCTCTGTGTCCCAGCCACAAGCGTACCCTCTGAACGCGCATTTTCCACAGCTGGAGACATTATTACACCCAACAGAGCTTCACTGAAGCCCGACAATCTGGACATGCTTCTGTTCCTGAAGAAGAACTTGAAGTGA
- the LOC137291554 gene encoding atrial natriuretic peptide receptor 1-like produces the protein MAASRIYTLLTYLILSSHVRCWHDLTNTDYHCWPIAANADNPTPFASCPGVNIRWIIPPPASVKAQEPFNVTYELLISSAFYPWAVTNNIFDQANGTGISNARDAETWCRTAVCPDPSAANTENCCVHHVNVHSCPLDEKDIVNNGLCGPWIPSSGDIFTHSAVMVGSVDEGNWTSTIEGLYSQGDTSVIAHFKLAKMHVAVEKTLKVLPRTVCGDFRCEGQEGEDCSSCPKDCGECPLEGWEIAIIGVFVVIIVAVILGIVGYFQYKQRKLLWDESWIIPYEQILEESGLRGAFGSMISVQTGSYAENLQGMSQSANRRQVFANTALYDGRTIAVRKIRKNTFALTKAIRLEVKTVRELDHPNLCKFVGGCVEVPDVCLLSEYCPKGSLNDVLQNDEVPLNWAFRFSFATDIARGMCYLHSHRILHGRLKASNCVVDDRWTVKITDYGLATYRREDAAKEDQEEREYQEKRNAVYIAPEIKLRTAKPCYASDVYPFSIILLEIATRNDPYQDADPCNLPTNWRPLLPDLRGQKDPDNACPCPQDYTELIECCWHQKPDYRPSYESAKKTLHRINPNKLSAVDLMMNMMEKYSKHLEATVAERTQDLYAEKQKTDRLLYSMLPMAVADVLRQGKPISAESFDACTIFFSDIVGFTTLSGSSTPIQVVALLNKLYTTFDGIIDMHDVYKVETIGDAYMVVSGVPKKTVQHACEIANMALDLVEASRNFIIPHKPEEPLRIRVGLHSGSVCTGVVGLKMPRYCLFGDTVNTASRMESNGEAYKIHISSSTHDELDRFGGYICIKRGTIPIKGKGEMTTYWLIGRDESMMTNKVKIDNLSAKKHIHLLTNGDAQIRNLEVTLQDVEAGSDAYTSLPEFSKDRIRTLKTSIHSSCNDSGFQDRHDDGIIDC, from the exons GTGTAAACATAAGGTGGATTATTCCTCCACCGGCCAGCGTCAAAGCGCAGGAACCTTTCAATGTTACGTACGAGCTACTGATTTCCTCAGCCTTTTACCCCTGGGCagtcacaaacaacatatttgacCAAGCTAACGGCACCGGAATTAG CAATGCGAGAGATGCCGAGACATGGTGTAGAACGGCTGTATGTCCAGATCCATCCGCTGCCAATACTGAAAACTGCTGCGTCCACCATGTCAATGTCCACTCCTGCCCTCTTGACGAGAAAGACATCGTCAACAACGGCCTCTGTGGTCCATGGATTCCCTCTTCAGGGGATATTTTCACACACAGTGCCGTCATGGTTGGCTCCGTGGACGAAGGGAACTGGACGAGCACGATTGAAGGTCTTTACTCCCAAGGCGATACATCGGTCATTGCTCATTTTAAACTGGCCAAAATGCATGTTGCGGTTGAGAAAACACTCAAGGTCCTACCAAGAACAG TTTGCGGCGACTTCCGGTGTGAGGGTCAAGAGGGGGAGGACTGTTCGTCATGCCCGAAGGATTGTGGCGAGTGTCCTCTGGAAGGCTGGGAGATCGCCATCATCGGCGTGTttgtcgtcatcatcgttgcCGTAATCCTGGGTATCGTTGGG tattttcagtACAAACAGAGGAAACTACTTTGGGATGAAAGTTGGATCATACCTTATGAGCAGATTCTTGAAG AGAGTGGTCTACGGGGTGCATTTGGCAGTATGATCAGTGTGCAGACCGGAAGTTATGCCGAAAATTTGCAAGGAATGTCCCAATCAGCAAATCGGAGACAAGTATTTGCAAACACTGCGCTCTA CGATGGACGAACGATTGCCGTCAGGAAAATACGGAAGAATACCTTTGCTCTCACGAAAGCCATCCGACTTGAAGTGAAAACAGTCAG AGAGCTGGACCATCCTAATCTGTGCAAGTTCGTTGGCGGGTGTGTTGAAGTGCCGGACGTGTGCCTGCTCAGTGAATACTGCCCTAAGGGAAGTCTCAACGATGTTCTCCAGAATGACGAAGTGCCACTGAACTGGGCATTCAG gtTTTCATTCGCTACTGATATTGCTCGCGGTATGTGCTACCTCCACAGTCACCGGATCCTGCATGGGCGTTTGAAGGCCAGTAATTGTGTGGTGGACGATCGATGGACGGTCAAAATAACAG ATTACGGACTGGCAACCTACAGGAGGGAGGATGCGGCAAAGGAAGACCAGGAGGAGAGGGAGTACCAAGAGAAAAGAAACGCTGTATACATCGCCCCTGAAATAAAGCTGCGTACTGCTAAACCATGTTACGCCTCGGATGTCTATCCGTTCTCTATCATTCTCCTTGAGATAGCGACAAGGAATGATCCTTATCAG GACGCTGATCCTTGCAACCTACCAACTAACTGGAGACCCCTGCTTCCAGATCTACGGGGGCAGAAGGACCCTGATAATGCTTGTCCCTGCCCACAGGATTACACAGAG TTGATAGAATGCTGCTGGCACCAAAAGCCCGACTATCGACCATCCTATGAATCCGCAAAGAAGACACTGCATCGAATAAACCCCAACAAACTGAGCGCCGTCGACCTGATGATGAATATg ATGGAGAAATATTCCAAACATTTGGAAGCCACGGTAGCTGAGAGGACGCAAGATCTTTACGcagaaaaacagaaaacagacagACTTTTATACA GTATGCTTCCAATGGCAGTGGCGGATGTTCTGAGGCAGGGGAAACCAATATCAGCAGAAAGTTTCGACGCCTGTACGATATTCTTCAGTGACATTGTTGGTTTTACAACGTTATCGGGGAGCAGCACGCCCATACAGGTGGTTGCCCTCCTCAATAAGCTTTACACCACATTCGACGGCATAATAGACATGCACGATGTCTACAAGGTCGAAACCATCGGCGATGCAT ACATGGTCGTGTCGGGGGTCCCGAAGAAGACAGTCCAGCATGCGTGTGAAATTGCCAATATGGCTCTAGACCTTGTGGAGGCGAGTCGCAACTTCATCATTCCACACAAGCCTGAAGAACCTCTCAGAATCAGGGTGGGTCTGCATTCAG GGTCCGTGTGCACCGGGGTGGTCGGTCTGAAAATGCCTCGTTACTGTCTGTTTGGAGACACGGTCAACACAGCCTCGCGGATGGAGTCGAACGgagaag CTTACAAGATCCATATAAGTAGCTCTACTCACGATGAGTTGGACAGGTTTGGCGGGTACATATGCATCAAGAGAGGAACGATACCAATCAAG GGCAAAGGGGAGATGACCACGTATTGGTTGATCGGTCGAGATGAAAGTATGATGACCAATAAGGTTAAGATCGATAATCTATCAGCTAAAAAACACATACACCTATTGACCAATGGTGACGCACAGATTCGTAACCTTGAAGTAACCTTGCAAGATGTGGAGGCGGGCTCTGACGCCTATACATCATTACCAG AATTTAGTAAGGACAGGATACGCACTCTGAAGACAAGTATCCATAGTTCATGTAATGACTCCGGCTTTCAGGACAGACACGATGATGGCATTATTGATTGCTGA